The genomic window GACCGCACCATGCGCAGCCTCATGGGCCCTCGGGACTTCCTCACCCTGTCCATCCTGGAGTGGGACGCCGAGGGCCGCTACCGCATCGCCCGGGCCGGGCATCCGCCCATCCTGCTCATCGAGGGGGCGTCCCCGGCGGAGGCGCGGGAGATCGAATCCACCGGCCGGGGCCTCGGCCTGCGGCCCTTCGCTCCGGGCAACTGGAGCGTGATCGAGGGCCAGCTCTCGCACCGCCAGTGGCTGGTGATGTACAGCGACGGACTCACCGAGGCCATGAACAAGCGTGGCGAGCTCTACGGGCTGCGCCGCTTCAAGGAGCAGATGCAGCGCATCTGGGGCACCGGGTCGGTCAGGGCCGCCTGCGAGGCGGTCTTCCACGACGTCACGGCCTTCGAGTCCCAGAACCGGGACGACCGGACCCTCTTCATCCTTTCCAGGGAACCCGCATGACCACCGAACCCACCCCCAAGCCCCAGCCCTCCTGGCTTCTCGGCGCCGTCGTCACCCTCCTGCTCCTCCAGGTGGCCCTCCTGTGGATGCAGGGCAGCATGCTGGAGCGCCAGCACGGGACCCTCATGGGCCTGCGCCAGGACATGCAGGACCTCACCGAGAGCCTGGACAACTTCCAGGGCAACTTCGACCAGGGCGCCGAGGATGGCACCCTGCGGCCCTCCTCCCGCCGGGTCCATCCCCGCCGCGGCCTCCAGCGGGTGCGGCTCCAGGACCAGGAGGGAGGGGACCAGGGCGTGCGCAAGGAGATGGCCGATCAGCGCAAGAGCGAGCGCGAGGCCATCGACAAGGCCCGCGAGGCGCAAAGCAAGCTTTCCCTCGCCGAGAACTACCGCAAGGCCGAGGAGAAGAAGCGCATCGAGGCCGAGCAGAACAAGTGGCGGCCCTTCCTGTGGGGCGGCGCGGTGGTGGCGCTCCTGGCCCTGGTCCTCCGGTCCTGGCTGAGGAACCGGTAGCATGTCCCTGCACGAATTCCTCCAGTCCGATCCGGAGTGCGCCCACCTCCTGGAGGGCGCCGTCCTGGCCGTGGGACCCATGCTGGGGGAGGAGGATGCCACCCCGGTGGTGAGGACGGTCGAGGCCTGGGCCGACACCCTGGCCGGGCACATGCCGCTGCCCTGGACGATCCACGGGGGCATCGACGCCCTCAACACCTACCTGTTCCAGCAGGTGGGCCTCCAGGGCGACCGGGAGACCTACGACGATCCGGCCAACGCCCTGCTCCCCAAGGTCCTCGAGCGCAAGCGGGGCATGCCCATCACGCTCTCCGTCCTCTGGATGGAGGTGGCGCGGCGCCTGGGCTTCCGGGCCATCGGCGTGGGGCTGCCGGGCCACTTCATCACCGGGATCCAGCTGGACATGGGCACCCTCTACTTCGATCCCTTCAACGGCGGCCGCACCGTGGGCGAGGAGGACGCGGCCTGGCTGGTGGAGCAGTCCACGGGGGGCCGGGCGGTCTTCCACCCCTCCATGCTGGCCCCCGTGCCCAACCGGTCCATCCTGGGCCGCCTCGTGCGCAACCTGCACGTGCGCTTCGTGCGCACCGGCAACTGGGACGAGGCCATCTGGACCGCCACGCACCTGGTCCTGCTCAACCCCGGGGAGAGCACGTCGTACCGGGACCGCGCCTTCGTGCGGTTCAAGCGGGGCGAGACGTCCCAGGGTATGCTCGATCTCCAGGAGGCCATCCGGCTGAGCCCCGAAGGGGACCCCGAGCTGGTCCA from Geothrix sp. 21YS21S-2 includes these protein-coding regions:
- a CDS encoding SirB1 family protein — its product is MSLHEFLQSDPECAHLLEGAVLAVGPMLGEEDATPVVRTVEAWADTLAGHMPLPWTIHGGIDALNTYLFQQVGLQGDRETYDDPANALLPKVLERKRGMPITLSVLWMEVARRLGFRAIGVGLPGHFITGIQLDMGTLYFDPFNGGRTVGEEDAAWLVEQSTGGRAVFHPSMLAPVPNRSILGRLVRNLHVRFVRTGNWDEAIWTATHLVLLNPGESTSYRDRAFVRFKRGETSQGMLDLQEAIRLSPEGDPELVQWLEKLQRD